In Syntrophales bacterium, one genomic interval encodes:
- a CDS encoding dihydropteroate synthase, giving the protein MIIIGENIHVIAKDVSIAIRERNAKVIQDLSRAQAEAGADYIDLNVGPMKKDTEETMEWLVNTVQEVTDLPLSIDTMNPVAMEAGLKACKRRPLLNSASGKTDSKEQVLPLANKYNCDVIISVMTDKGMPPDVDSKIESIMDTVAYANELGIPNEDIWIDPIILPVGTAGEGQRSAVVCLEFIKILQDVLPGVKSTVGLSNVSNGVPAQLRPILNRTYLVMLERMGLYSAIADPLDKEFMSLVKGEMPEIVNLIYRIMDGEKIALSSLSQKEIEYAKTTRVLMGETLYSDAWLES; this is encoded by the coding sequence ATGATAATTATAGGTGAGAATATACATGTTATTGCAAAGGATGTCTCCATAGCGATAAGGGAGAGAAATGCAAAGGTAATTCAGGACTTGTCAAGGGCTCAAGCTGAGGCGGGAGCTGATTATATTGACCTGAATGTTGGTCCCATGAAGAAGGACACGGAAGAGACAATGGAATGGCTGGTCAATACAGTGCAGGAGGTTACCGATTTACCTCTCTCCATAGATACTATGAATCCCGTGGCTATGGAAGCAGGCCTGAAGGCTTGCAAGAGGCGACCTTTACTCAACTCTGCCTCGGGGAAGACCGACTCCAAAGAGCAGGTGCTCCCTTTGGCTAATAAATACAACTGTGATGTGATAATCTCGGTCATGACGGATAAAGGGATGCCGCCTGACGTTGATTCTAAGATCGAGAGCATCATGGACACAGTGGCGTATGCCAATGAATTAGGGATTCCCAATGAAGATATCTGGATAGACCCCATAATTCTCCCCGTGGGCACTGCCGGTGAAGGACAGAGGTCCGCCGTCGTCTGTTTGGAATTTATCAAGATACTTCAAGATGTCCTGCCCGGGGTTAAATCAACAGTGGGACTTTCCAACGTATCCAATGGGGTACCAGCTCAACTGAGGCCAATCCTTAACCGTACCTACCTCGTGATGCTGGAGAGAATGGGACTTTATTCTGCCATCGCCGATCCCCTGGATAAAGAGTTTATGAGCCTGGTGAAAGGGGAGATGCCGGAGATCGTTAACCTTATATACCGGATCATGGATGGTGAGAAGATCGCTCTCTCCTCTCTATCTCAGAAAGAAATTGAATATGCGAAGACAACCAGGGTTCTTATGGGTGAGACGCTATATTCCGATGCCTGGCTGGAAAGTTAA
- the cdhA gene encoding CO dehydrogenase/acetyl-CoA synthase complex subunit alpha yields MAELKEIRKRLEEIEKLIKAEIAWEPVGPTPMPEVPALRNWDMRLLKTYAPWYAPFCDLCCLCTFGKCDLTEDRRGACGIDIATQQARMVLLACLIGCSCHTAHGAHILEYLIEKHGPDKKIDLGRGIEVEAPHIRTVIGLKPETLSDLKIAIEYVYKEITHLLDSVHTGQEGSYLDYESKALHAGMLDHVGMEAADIAQIVGFNYPTSVAETPLVGLGWGAIDKTKPVILVVGHNPVTSTALIDYLRANNLYDKVEVGGICCTALETTRYSDRAKVVGPLSRQLFFLRTGIPDVIMTDEQCIRTDMPIEASKAGSALIATLDKAMYGLPDATEMATEEIVKQMVGEKKHFAILEPAKAAEVAVKVAMEIAPQRKKEWLSEEEAKGLAERCNDCGMCERVCPNLFSIGDGIIEVAKGNFDLIREQFRRCIGCGKCEEECPREVPIFKIMQTAASKESWKIRAGRGPIMDTEIRNVGASITLGTIPGVVAFVGCSNYPDIEDLAEMVEEFAKRKYIVVVSGCAAMVAGMKKDADGKTIYEKYPPDFDGGGIVNVGSCVANSHITGAAIKVVNIFAKLPLRGNYEVVADHTLNRLGACGVAWGAYSQKAAAIGTGCNRLGIPVILGPHSSKYRRLYLSRKEEGDWRVMDARTKEVVDTGEPAPEHLTYVCETKEKAMVMIAKLCIRRNDTPQGRAIKLNHYISLYKKYMGGGLPEDLHLFVRRDADLPIVYKKEARVYLQEIGWKPKEPVGLPTLIGTYPSKVSVDSVI; encoded by the coding sequence ATGGCTGAATTGAAGGAGATAAGAAAGAGGTTAGAAGAAATTGAAAAGTTGATAAAGGCAGAGATTGCCTGGGAACCGGTAGGTCCCACACCAATGCCGGAGGTTCCTGCTCTCAGAAATTGGGATATGAGGCTTCTCAAAACGTATGCGCCGTGGTATGCCCCTTTTTGTGATCTTTGCTGCCTGTGCACCTTTGGGAAGTGTGATCTCACTGAGGACAGGAGAGGGGCCTGTGGTATTGATATCGCGACGCAGCAGGCAAGGATGGTGCTTTTAGCTTGCCTGATAGGATGTTCATGCCACACTGCTCATGGCGCTCATATTCTGGAGTACCTGATTGAAAAGCACGGTCCGGATAAAAAGATAGATCTCGGTAGAGGAATTGAGGTGGAAGCGCCACATATAAGGACAGTTATTGGCTTAAAGCCTGAGACCCTAAGCGATCTTAAAATAGCTATCGAGTATGTCTATAAGGAGATTACCCATCTTCTCGATTCCGTTCATACGGGGCAGGAGGGGAGTTATCTGGATTATGAATCCAAAGCGCTGCACGCCGGTATGTTGGATCATGTGGGAATGGAGGCAGCCGATATCGCACAGATCGTGGGATTTAATTATCCTACCTCCGTTGCAGAGACACCCCTGGTAGGTCTGGGATGGGGGGCAATAGATAAGACCAAGCCGGTAATTTTAGTGGTGGGACATAATCCGGTTACTTCTACGGCACTTATTGATTACTTAAGGGCGAATAACCTCTATGACAAGGTCGAGGTCGGTGGTATATGCTGCACTGCCCTGGAGACAACCAGATACTCGGATAGGGCCAAGGTCGTTGGCCCGCTTTCCCGGCAGCTCTTCTTCCTCAGGACAGGTATCCCCGATGTCATCATGACCGATGAGCAGTGCATCAGGACTGACATGCCGATAGAGGCCTCCAAAGCTGGCTCAGCGCTTATTGCCACCTTGGACAAGGCGATGTATGGGCTTCCCGATGCCACAGAGATGGCAACGGAAGAGATAGTAAAACAGATGGTCGGGGAGAAGAAACATTTCGCTATCCTTGAACCAGCGAAGGCAGCAGAGGTGGCAGTAAAGGTTGCCATGGAGATTGCCCCCCAGAGGAAGAAAGAGTGGCTATCTGAGGAAGAGGCTAAAGGACTGGCAGAAAGATGTAACGATTGTGGCATGTGTGAGCGGGTATGCCCTAATCTCTTCTCCATTGGTGACGGTATAATTGAGGTTGCCAAGGGCAATTTTGACCTCATAAGGGAGCAATTCAGACGATGTATCGGCTGTGGAAAATGTGAGGAGGAATGTCCTCGTGAAGTTCCCATTTTCAAGATAATGCAGACGGCGGCAAGTAAGGAGAGCTGGAAGATAAGGGCAGGCCGTGGTCCTATTATGGATACCGAGATCAGGAATGTGGGGGCCTCCATAACGCTGGGCACGATCCCTGGAGTTGTTGCCTTCGTCGGTTGCTCCAACTATCCTGATATAGAGGACCTTGCCGAGATGGTGGAGGAGTTTGCCAAGAGGAAGTATATCGTCGTTGTCTCAGGTTGTGCGGCCATGGTTGCGGGTATGAAAAAGGATGCCGATGGCAAGACCATCTATGAGAAATACCCACCCGATTTTGATGGTGGTGGGATAGTAAATGTAGGTTCCTGTGTTGCTAACAGCCACATCACGGGAGCGGCAATAAAGGTAGTTAATATCTTCGCCAAACTCCCATTAAGGGGAAATTACGAGGTAGTAGCCGATCACACCCTGAACAGGCTCGGTGCCTGTGGTGTGGCCTGGGGGGCATATTCTCAGAAGGCGGCAGCTATTGGTACGGGATGTAATAGATTGGGTATTCCTGTCATACTGGGACCTCACTCCTCCAAATATAGGAGGCTATATCTCTCGAGAAAAGAGGAGGGTGATTGGCGGGTCATGGATGCAAGGACGAAGGAAGTCGTTGATACAGGAGAGCCTGCACCTGAGCATCTCACCTATGTATGCGAGACCAAGGAGAAGGCGATGGTGATGATCGCCAAACTGTGCATAAGGAGGAATGATACCCCCCAGGGAAGGGCGATAAAACTGAATCACTATATATCCCTGTACAAGAAATACATGGGAGGTGGTCTTCCCGAAGATCTTCATCTCTTTGTTCGCAGGGATGCCGATCTCCCCATAGTCTATAAGAAGGAAGCGAGGGTATATCTACAAGAAATTGGCTGGAAACCAAAGGAACCTGTGGGACTTCCAACTCTGATCGGCACTTACCCCAGCAAGGTTTCTGTGGATTCTGTTATCTAA
- a CDS encoding tetrahydrofolate dehydrogenase/cyclohydrolase catalytic domain-containing protein, with protein MTAKLINGNEIAGQIREELKQETALLKEKYNMEPGLVTILVGQNPASVSYVTGKQKTAKELGFYSLQDNQPEDITEEQLLRLIEQYNNDPKIHGILVQLPLPKHINETKVLYAIDPRKDVDGFHPVNVGKMVIGGADYLPCTPAGIQQLLIRSGVKIDGAEVVVVGRSNIVGKPIVNILLQKQKGANATVTVCHTGTKDIAFHTKRADILIVAAGKPNAVTADMVKEGVVVIDVGVNRIGMTPEGKAKLCGDVDFEGVKEKASAITPVPGGVGPMTITMLMMNTVKAAKLAAGIKP; from the coding sequence ATGACGGCAAAGCTTATCAATGGCAATGAAATCGCCGGGCAGATCCGGGAGGAGTTGAAACAGGAGACGGCTCTATTAAAAGAGAAGTATAATATGGAGCCGGGTTTAGTTACTATCCTGGTAGGCCAGAACCCTGCCTCGGTGAGCTATGTTACCGGGAAGCAGAAGACAGCCAAGGAGTTAGGGTTTTACTCTCTTCAGGACAATCAACCGGAAGATATTACGGAGGAGCAGTTGCTCAGGCTGATTGAGCAGTATAACAATGACCCGAAGATCCATGGGATCCTGGTTCAGCTTCCTTTACCAAAGCACATCAATGAGACGAAGGTCCTCTACGCCATTGATCCCCGAAAGGATGTGGATGGCTTCCACCCGGTCAACGTAGGGAAAATGGTGATCGGTGGGGCCGACTACCTTCCCTGTACTCCAGCAGGTATCCAGCAACTCCTGATCCGGTCAGGCGTGAAAATAGATGGCGCTGAGGTGGTGGTGGTGGGCAGATCGAACATCGTGGGAAAACCGATCGTCAATATTCTCTTACAGAAACAGAAAGGGGCCAATGCGACGGTGACGGTCTGCCACACAGGTACAAAGGATATCGCTTTCCATACCAAGAGGGCAGACATCCTCATCGTGGCGGCAGGGAAGCCCAATGCGGTCACAGCGGATATGGTGAAAGAAGGGGTTGTGGTCATTGATGTGGGTGTCAACCGGATCGGGATGACTCCGGAGGGGAAGGCCAAGCTCTGTGGAGATGTTGATTTTGAAGGGGTCAAGGAGAAGGCGAGCGCCATTACCCCTGTCCCCGGCGGCGTCGGACCGATGACCATTACGATGTTGATGATGAACACCGTCAAGGCTGCCAAACTTGCTGCGGGGATTAAACCATAA
- a CDS encoding YgiT-type zinc finger protein yields MMPFEKCPICGGELVAKEVEKLLRRGIHTAILKVHAEGCLHCGDRLYSQETVRRFEEIRAKLERRETADFQPLGLSFQVV; encoded by the coding sequence ATGATGCCATTTGAGAAGTGTCCGATTTGCGGTGGTGAATTGGTGGCGAAAGAGGTTGAGAAACTCTTGCGAAGGGGGATTCATACTGCCATCTTGAAGGTGCACGCTGAGGGTTGCCTGCACTGTGGGGACCGCCTGTATTCACAAGAAACTGTCAGGCGATTTGAAGAGATCAGAGCCAAACTGGAGCGCCGGGAGACGGCAGATTTTCAACCCCTGGGATTATCGTTTCAGGTGGTGTAA
- a CDS encoding formate--tetrahydrofolate ligase, whose amino-acid sequence MMGAKVADLDPRKYADWQIAEAAEENMPTPEEWRERLGLQKDEIIPQGRLCKLDFMKIIERLKDRPDGKYIEVTAITPTPLGEGKTTTLMGLLEGLGKRGKNVGGCIRQPSGGPTMNIKGTAAGGGISLLIPMTEFSLGLTGDINDITNAHNLAMVALTARMQHERNYDDAELTKRKLKRLDIDPTNIEMGWVMDFCAQSLRNIIIGMGGRMDGYMMASKFGITVSSEIMAILSIVRDLPDLRERLGNIIVAYDKKGKPVTTTDLECAGAMTAWMRNTINPTLMCTVEYQPCLVHAGPFANIAVGQSSIIADRIGLKMFDYHVTESGFAADIGFEKFWNVKCRISGLVPNVSVLTATIRALKMHGGGPTVVAGRPLPEEYTKENLGLLEKGIANLLHHIATVKKSGISPVVCINSFHTDTKDEIAMVRKYAEQAGARCALSEHWLKGGEGALEFADVVMDACKDKVDFKFLYPLEMPLRQRVETVAREVYGADGVSWTPEAEAKAKRLEADPAMKDFNTMMVKTHLSLSHDPTLKGVPKGWVLPVRDVLIFAGAKFLCPMTGAISLMPGTSSDPAFRRVDVDVQTGRVMGLF is encoded by the coding sequence ATGATGGGTGCTAAGGTTGCAGATTTAGATCCAAGAAAGTATGCAGATTGGCAGATTGCGGAAGCGGCTGAGGAAAATATGCCTACCCCCGAAGAATGGCGGGAGAGACTGGGTTTGCAAAAGGATGAGATTATTCCCCAGGGGAGATTATGTAAACTTGACTTCATGAAGATTATTGAGCGACTGAAAGATAGGCCAGACGGAAAATACATCGAAGTTACGGCCATTACCCCTACGCCCCTCGGAGAAGGAAAAACGACTACACTCATGGGATTGCTGGAGGGGTTAGGCAAAAGGGGCAAAAATGTTGGTGGTTGTATCCGCCAGCCTTCGGGTGGCCCCACGATGAATATTAAGGGGACGGCCGCCGGAGGTGGTATCTCCCTGCTCATTCCGATGACTGAATTTTCTCTGGGTCTCACCGGCGACATCAACGACATTACCAATGCCCACAACCTGGCCATGGTCGCCCTGACTGCCCGGATGCAGCACGAACGAAACTACGACGATGCCGAGCTGACCAAGCGTAAACTCAAACGTTTAGACATTGACCCTACCAATATAGAGATGGGTTGGGTCATGGATTTTTGCGCCCAGTCTTTGCGGAACATTATTATCGGCATGGGAGGCAGGATGGATGGTTACATGATGGCCTCCAAATTCGGCATTACGGTTAGCTCGGAGATCATGGCGATCCTTTCCATTGTCCGTGACCTCCCGGACCTGCGGGAGAGACTGGGCAATATTATTGTTGCCTATGACAAAAAGGGTAAGCCGGTCACTACTACAGACCTTGAATGCGCAGGTGCGATGACTGCCTGGATGCGGAATACCATCAATCCCACCCTGATGTGCACGGTGGAATACCAGCCATGCCTGGTACATGCCGGTCCCTTTGCCAACATTGCCGTTGGTCAATCCTCTATTATTGCAGATCGCATTGGTTTAAAGATGTTTGATTATCACGTCACCGAGAGCGGTTTTGCTGCCGATATCGGTTTTGAGAAATTCTGGAACGTGAAATGCCGGATCAGTGGTCTTGTTCCTAATGTTTCGGTACTGACGGCAACGATCAGGGCCCTGAAGATGCACGGTGGCGGGCCGACAGTGGTGGCAGGACGGCCCCTTCCCGAAGAGTATACAAAAGAAAATTTAGGGCTTCTGGAGAAGGGGATTGCCAATTTGTTGCACCACATTGCAACGGTAAAGAAATCAGGGATCAGTCCGGTGGTCTGCATTAATTCCTTCCATACAGATACCAAGGATGAAATTGCCATGGTACGAAAGTATGCGGAGCAGGCAGGTGCCCGTTGCGCTCTTTCGGAACACTGGCTCAAAGGTGGTGAAGGCGCCCTGGAGTTTGCCGACGTTGTTATGGATGCTTGTAAGGACAAAGTTGACTTCAAGTTCCTTTATCCTCTTGAGATGCCGCTGCGGCAGCGGGTTGAGACAGTTGCCAGGGAAGTATACGGTGCCGACGGTGTTAGCTGGACCCCTGAGGCCGAGGCCAAGGCCAAACGCCTTGAGGCCGATCCTGCAATGAAGGATTTCAATACGATGATGGTAAAAACACACCTCTCCCTCTCCCATGACCCAACTTTGAAGGGGGTGCCCAAGGGGTGGGTCCTGCCGGTTCGCGATGTACTGATCTTTGCCGGTGCGAAGTTCCTCTGTCCGATGACGGGGGCCATCAGCCTGATGCCAGGGACCAGTTCTGATCCGGCCTTTAGAAGGGTGGATGTTGATGTACAAACCGGTAGGGTAATGGGGCTCTTTTAA
- the cdhC gene encoding CO dehydrogenase/CO-methylating acetyl-CoA synthase complex subunit beta, translating into MSEFHVDIGPQYEGEAIRKEDLYVEFGGPKISHKFEWARLKSPEEVEHEKVEIIGPDLKDLEEGGSYPLAILIDVAGEELEPDMEPVIERRIHMYANYIEGFWHIAQRNDIWLRLSKNSYKKGLNSLKEIGEMLIFLYTSEIAAIENISITFITDEKKVEELLPEALKVYEARDKRALGLKDEDVDEFYCCVLCQSFAPTHSCIIVPSRLANCGAMNWFDCKAAYKLDPEGPIFGFQKGECLDPIKGEYGGADDVVKVKSLGNYDKVYLHSAFEHPHTSCGCFQAICFYIPEVDAFGIIHRDYTGLTPAGVKFSSMAGATSGGKQVEGFCGLALELLRSPKFFQADGGRKRLVWLPKDIKERYREPLEADGVYDKIATEEDVKSTDELAEFLERVGHPWVKGEVELPG; encoded by the coding sequence ATGTCAGAGTTTCATGTAGACATTGGTCCCCAGTATGAGGGTGAGGCCATAAGAAAAGAGGATCTCTATGTTGAGTTTGGCGGACCTAAGATAAGTCATAAGTTTGAGTGGGCAAGATTAAAGAGCCCTGAGGAGGTAGAGCATGAGAAGGTGGAGATTATCGGACCGGACCTGAAGGATCTGGAGGAGGGGGGGAGTTACCCCCTGGCGATTTTGATTGATGTTGCCGGAGAGGAACTTGAACCAGATATGGAGCCGGTCATCGAGAGAAGGATACACATGTATGCCAACTATATCGAGGGATTCTGGCATATAGCGCAGAGGAACGATATCTGGCTCAGATTAAGTAAGAATTCCTATAAGAAAGGTCTTAACTCCTTAAAGGAAATAGGAGAGATGCTGATATTCCTTTATACCTCTGAAATTGCCGCTATCGAGAATATTTCCATTACCTTCATTACAGATGAGAAGAAGGTGGAGGAACTCCTTCCTGAAGCCTTAAAGGTTTATGAGGCGAGAGATAAAAGGGCACTGGGTCTTAAGGATGAGGATGTGGACGAATTCTATTGCTGCGTTCTCTGCCAGAGCTTTGCCCCCACACATTCCTGCATTATTGTCCCCTCTCGGTTGGCAAACTGTGGGGCGATGAACTGGTTTGATTGTAAAGCTGCCTATAAACTTGACCCTGAAGGACCTATATTCGGGTTTCAGAAGGGAGAATGTCTTGATCCTATCAAAGGGGAATATGGGGGGGCTGATGATGTAGTAAAGGTAAAGTCCCTGGGAAACTACGATAAAGTCTATCTCCATAGCGCTTTTGAACATCCTCACACCTCCTGTGGTTGTTTTCAGGCTATCTGTTTTTATATCCCTGAGGTGGATGCCTTTGGCATCATCCATAGAGATTATACGGGACTCACTCCGGCGGGGGTGAAATTCTCCAGTATGGCCGGTGCCACGAGTGGTGGCAAACAGGTAGAGGGTTTTTGCGGCCTTGCTCTCGAGCTCCTGAGGTCACCAAAATTCTTCCAGGCAGACGGAGGAAGGAAGAGGTTGGTCTGGTTGCCCAAGGATATTAAGGAAAGGTACAGGGAACCTCTCGAGGCGGATGGGGTGTATGATAAGATAGCTACGGAAGAAGATGTGAAAAGCACCGATGAACTCGCTGAATTCCTCGAAAGGGTGGGACACCCCTGGGTAAAGGGAGAGGTTGAGCTTCCGGGATAA
- the cdhB gene encoding CO dehydrogenase/acetyl-CoA synthase complex subunit epsilon — translation MSATVPFHRVNVLTGIKSARMIEDAGEYAKLIKRAKRPLLVLGPLLVKGSLNGRFLIEYAFEIAKSASIPICATGHVKVKMMEAGVKPDSEYDVVEIINALKDPDWMGVKKEGNHDLVIFFGIRSDFAEQGLSVLKHFAPHLKTMTLCKFYFPHANYSLPNIKKDEQWKEFLEALISNLRG, via the coding sequence ATGAGTGCAACTGTACCGTTTCACCGGGTAAATGTCTTGACAGGAATAAAATCGGCCAGGATGATAGAAGATGCTGGAGAATATGCTAAGTTAATAAAAAGGGCGAAGAGACCCCTTCTTGTACTTGGACCTCTCCTGGTCAAAGGTTCGCTCAACGGAAGGTTTCTTATTGAGTACGCTTTTGAGATTGCAAAGAGTGCCAGCATCCCGATATGTGCTACGGGGCATGTTAAGGTAAAGATGATGGAGGCAGGGGTAAAGCCGGATAGCGAATACGATGTTGTGGAGATAATAAATGCCCTCAAGGACCCTGATTGGATGGGAGTTAAAAAGGAAGGGAACCACGATCTGGTAATCTTTTTTGGCATAAGGAGTGATTTTGCCGAGCAAGGTCTTTCTGTACTGAAGCATTTTGCCCCCCATTTAAAGACCATGACACTTTGTAAATTTTACTTTCCCCATGCCAATTATTCACTTCCCAATATCAAGAAGGATGAGCAATGGAAGGAATTCCTGGAGGCTTTAATATCCAACCTTAGAGGATGA
- a CDS encoding DUF86 domain-containing protein — MQRDDIVCVRHILDAARRAMHFARNRTREDLDSDEMLSLSLVHLLEIIGEAANGVTIGFREKHPHIPWKKMIGLRNRLIHGYFDINLDIVWDTVMEDLPPLVADLEKIVPWEETT, encoded by the coding sequence ATGCAGCGTGATGACATCGTTTGTGTCCGCCATATCCTCGATGCCGCTCGCAGGGCCATGCATTTTGCACGAAACCGCACCAGGGAGGATTTAGATAGCGACGAAATGCTATCACTATCTCTGGTACACCTTCTGGAGATAATTGGCGAGGCGGCAAATGGTGTGACGATCGGTTTTCGGGAGAAACATCCCCATATACCCTGGAAAAAAATGATTGGATTGCGCAACCGATTGATCCACGGGTATTTTGACATCAATCTCGACATTGTATGGGATACGGTCATGGAGGACCTGCCACCCCTTGTAGCAGACTTGGAGAAGATAGTTCCATGGGAGGAAACAACTTGA
- a CDS encoding nucleotidyltransferase family protein, which translates to MRKKDQIGLPEDKIASFCKKHHIRKLSIFGSVLRDDFGPGSDIDILVEFEPGKAPSFFRLFDMEEELSTMMGGRKVDLRTPEDLSRYFRDKVLAAAVVQYAA; encoded by the coding sequence GTGAGAAAAAAAGATCAAATAGGACTCCCTGAAGACAAGATCGCATCATTCTGTAAGAAGCATCACATCCGAAAGCTATCCATCTTCGGTTCCGTTCTTCGAGATGATTTCGGACCTGGTAGCGACATAGACATCCTGGTGGAATTCGAGCCCGGAAAGGCACCCAGTTTCTTCCGTCTGTTCGATATGGAAGAAGAATTATCCACCATGATGGGTGGACGAAAGGTGGATCTCCGCACACCCGAGGATCTGAGCCGCTATTTTAGGGATAAAGTCTTAGCTGCAGCGGTGGTACAATATGCAGCGTGA
- a CDS encoding 2Fe-2S iron-sulfur cluster-binding protein, whose amino-acid sequence MKTVHLHIDGREVETLVGSKILWAALDNGVYIPNLCAIRERGEPFASCRLCFVEVEGRERPVTACTTSVTEGMVVDTKGSKALRLARTAFELILSNHLLDCAHCPKKGSCELHRIARHLGVKLNTERFRKVLRDLPVDTSSPVFTYIPDKCVLCGRCVWVCEEKLGVGAIGFAYRGFQRRVTTFGDEPLSVSGCQTCIECVDVCPVGALVPKEGGQAFVLTES is encoded by the coding sequence GTGAAAACTGTACATCTCCATATAGATGGTAGAGAAGTAGAGACTCTCGTAGGTAGTAAGATACTATGGGCAGCTCTCGATAACGGTGTCTATATTCCCAATTTATGCGCCATCAGGGAAAGAGGTGAACCTTTTGCCTCCTGTCGCTTATGTTTTGTGGAGGTAGAGGGGAGGGAAAGGCCGGTTACTGCCTGTACGACATCAGTAACAGAAGGGATGGTAGTTGATACCAAGGGGTCAAAGGCCTTAAGGCTGGCAAGAACAGCATTTGAGCTGATTTTGAGTAACCATTTGCTCGATTGTGCCCACTGCCCTAAAAAGGGCTCATGTGAATTACACAGGATTGCCAGGCATCTGGGTGTGAAACTTAATACAGAGAGATTCAGGAAAGTTCTCCGGGATCTGCCGGTAGATACAAGCAGTCCTGTATTTACATATATCCCTGATAAATGTGTCCTCTGTGGCAGGTGTGTTTGGGTGTGTGAGGAGAAGCTCGGTGTAGGAGCTATTGGTTTTGCCTATCGTGGCTTTCAACGGCGGGTTACCACCTTTGGGGACGAGCCTCTAAGTGTATCCGGGTGCCAGACCTGTATCGAGTGCGTTGACGTTTGTCCTGTGGGCGCCTTGGTACCCAAAGAAGGAGGGCAAGCTTTTGTTCTTACTGAAAGCTGA
- a CDS encoding acetyl-CoA decarbonylase/synthase complex subunit delta — protein sequence MEYRAPVEAYTGMVREVTIGKGEKAIKIGGENRLPLHFFDQGSCPNPPRFALQILDMKPTDWPDHLVEPFRDVISDPVKWAKRCAEFGVDAIALYLISTDPSEKDTSAQEAAAMVKRIIGEVNLPLVLYGSGDEKKDGEVLSKVAEVCDGENLLMGPVQKENYTVVAKAILDHGHTAIAQTPLDINLLKELNVKLCKLLPPERIVIDPLSSPLGYGMEYSFSLMERVKQIGIVTEDSMTQMPIIANLGDECWKAKQAKENKEQGLLWEGITALSLLLAGANILVLRHPETLKLVRETI from the coding sequence ATGGAATACAGGGCACCAGTTGAAGCTTATACGGGAATGGTAAGGGAGGTGACAATCGGCAAGGGAGAAAAGGCAATAAAGATCGGAGGGGAGAATAGGCTCCCCTTACATTTCTTTGACCAGGGATCCTGTCCCAACCCTCCGAGGTTTGCCTTACAAATCCTTGATATGAAACCCACGGATTGGCCAGATCACTTAGTCGAGCCTTTCCGGGATGTAATATCCGACCCGGTAAAATGGGCCAAGAGATGTGCGGAATTCGGCGTAGATGCCATCGCCCTTTATCTTATCAGCACCGATCCGTCGGAGAAAGATACCTCTGCTCAAGAGGCAGCAGCGATGGTGAAGAGGATAATTGGTGAGGTAAATCTCCCCTTAGTTCTCTACGGCTCAGGGGATGAGAAAAAGGACGGAGAAGTTCTCTCTAAGGTTGCCGAGGTGTGTGATGGCGAGAATCTCCTTATGGGTCCGGTGCAAAAGGAGAATTATACAGTGGTGGCAAAGGCAATCTTAGACCATGGACATACCGCTATTGCCCAGACACCTCTCGATATCAATCTCCTTAAAGAACTGAATGTCAAACTCTGTAAGCTCCTCCCCCCGGAGAGGATTGTCATTGATCCCCTATCCTCCCCGCTGGGCTATGGCATGGAGTACAGCTTTTCTTTAATGGAGAGGGTAAAACAGATCGGAATAGTCACCGAGGATAGTATGACACAGATGCCGATTATTGCCAATCTTGGTGATGAATGCTGGAAGGCAAAGCAAGCAAAAGAGAACAAGGAACAGGGCCTGCTCTGGGAAGGGATAACAGCCCTCTCACTTCTCCTGGCCGGGGCAAATATCCTTGTTTTGAGACATCCCGAGACATTGAAATTGGTGAGAGAAACCATCTAG